From Pseudomonas sp. CCI4.2, one genomic window encodes:
- a CDS encoding DUF3396 domain-containing protein produces MSEKTLADVNHLNRLTDQAENLVLNSIQGEPIIRLGLIATLYFKHGDTAEIKSRVADCFSKFRKEFSPHLNWQFYKTLRKMSGSGFSSCRRKILESSPDQQFMWSISSARLQQVAQYRLFVMNIPRSQSTTDRSCLKMVLPWSILLEPGGPQRYEAWLNYLCNQVHAEHGYGGLSCTLPYDGQRYFPQEYLLAKQYIGLIVDPLPHVESLRLLDHIKGVNWFTVLGRRFVNKLGGNDALRRQLSRRSDIIFRAYDDGLIIRAGALPSLGGPGEEAPAPYIEVNRAIKPIRVRATGCLHAYSLLGDTFSEASSAAWHARFDEQPPAPLDAGERCTHTGYWSSNATVRSRCLFTEGDIMPTYPHLKGRTQWFWLRESE; encoded by the coding sequence ATGTCGGAAAAGACCTTGGCTGACGTGAACCATTTGAATAGGCTTACGGATCAGGCCGAAAATTTGGTATTAAACTCGATTCAAGGTGAGCCCATCATTCGCCTTGGGTTGATCGCCACGCTGTACTTTAAACACGGCGACACTGCGGAGATAAAGTCGCGTGTGGCGGATTGTTTTAGTAAGTTTCGAAAGGAGTTCAGCCCACACTTGAATTGGCAGTTTTACAAAACGCTACGCAAGATGAGCGGCAGTGGCTTTTCGAGTTGCCGCCGAAAAATTCTGGAAAGCTCCCCTGATCAACAGTTTATGTGGTCAATCAGCAGTGCTAGGTTGCAGCAGGTTGCCCAATATCGACTGTTTGTGATGAACATTCCCCGCAGTCAGTCCACAACGGATCGCTCCTGCCTGAAGATGGTACTGCCTTGGTCGATCCTGCTTGAGCCCGGCGGTCCTCAACGTTACGAGGCATGGCTTAACTACTTGTGCAATCAAGTGCACGCAGAGCATGGATACGGTGGCTTGTCTTGTACGCTGCCCTATGACGGTCAGCGCTATTTCCCGCAGGAATACCTACTGGCAAAACAGTACATCGGCTTAATAGTTGATCCCTTGCCCCATGTAGAAAGCTTGAGACTGCTTGATCACATAAAAGGCGTGAATTGGTTCACGGTGCTGGGCCGCCGCTTTGTCAACAAACTGGGTGGGAATGACGCGCTACGCCGTCAACTCAGCAGGCGCAGCGACATCATTTTTCGCGCATACGATGACGGTCTGATTATTCGGGCGGGGGCGCTGCCCAGCCTGGGCGGACCGGGTGAAGAAGCGCCAGCGCCTTATATCGAAGTCAATAGAGCCATCAAACCCATTCGTGTTCGGGCTACCGGTTGTCTTCATGCTTATTCACTCTTGGGTGACACCTTCAGCGAAGCATCATCCGCCGCCTGGCACGCCCGCTTTGATGAGCAACCGCCAGCACCGTTGGACGCAGGCGAACGTTGTACACACACAGGCTACTGGTCTAGCAATGCCACTGTCCGTTCGCGGTGCTTATTTACAGAGGGCGATATCATGCCGACGTATCCACACCTGAAGGGGCGGACTCAGTGGTTTTGGCTGAGAGAGTCTGAATGA